From the genome of Symphalangus syndactylus isolate Jambi chromosome 5, NHGRI_mSymSyn1-v2.1_pri, whole genome shotgun sequence, one region includes:
- the LOC129483355 gene encoding taste receptor type 2 member 20, with product MMSFLHIVFSILVVVAFILGNFANGFIALINFIAWVKRQKISSADQIIAALAVSRVGLLWVILLHWYSTVLNPTSSSLKVTIFISNAWAVTNHFSIWFATSLSIFYLLKIVNFSRLIFHYLKRKAKSVVLVIVLGSLFFLICHLVMENTYINVWTKEYEGNITWKIKLRNAMHLSNLTVTMLANLIPFTLTLISFLLLIYSLCKHLKKMQPHGKGSQDPSTKIHIKALQTVTSFLILLVVYFLCLITSFWNSKMQPKELILMLCQAFGIIYPSFHSFILIWGNKTLKQTFLSVLWQVTCWAKGQNLSAP from the coding sequence ATGATGAGTTTTCTACACATTGTTTTTTCCATTCTAGTAGTGGTTGCATTTATTCTTGGAAATTTTGCCAATGGCTTTATAGCACTGATAAATTTCATTGCCTGGGTCAAGAGACAAAAGATCTCCTCAGCTGATCAAATTATTGCTGCTCTGGCGGTCTCCAGAGTTGGTTTGCTCTGGGTAATATTATTACATTGGTATTCAACTGTGTTGAATCCAACTTCATCTAGTTTAAAagtaacaatttttatttctaatgccTGGGCAGTAACCAATCATTTCAGCATCTGGTTTGCTACTAGCCTCAGCATATTTTATTTGCTCAAGATCGTCAATTTCTCCAGACTTATTTTTCATTACTTAAAAAGGAAGGCTAAGAGTGTAGTTCTGGTGATAGTGTTGgggtctttgttctttttgatttgtCACCTTGTGATGGAAAACACGTATATAAATgtgtggacaaaagaatatgaagGAAACATAACTTGGAAGATCAAATTGAGGAATGCAATGCACCTTTCCAACTTGACTGTAACCATGCTAGCAAACTTGATACCATTCACTCTGACCCTGATATCTTTTCTGCTGTTAATCTACTCTCTGTGTAAACATCTGAAGAAGATGCAGCCCCATGGCAAAGGATCTCAAGATCCCAGCACCAAGATCCACATAAAAGCTTTGCAAACTGTGACCTCCTTCCTCATATTACTTGTCGTTTACTTTCTGTGTCTAATCACATCGTTTTGGAATTCTAAGATGCAACCGAAAGAACTTATCTTAATGCTTTGCCAAGCTTTTGGAATCATATATCCATCATTCCACTCATTCATTCTGATTTGGGGGAACAAGACGCTAAAGCAGACCTTTCTTTCAGTTTTGTGGCAGGTGACTTGCTGGGCGAAAGGACAGAACCTGTCAGCTCCATAG
- the LOC129483352 gene encoding taste receptor type 2 member 30 yields MITFLPIIFSILIVVVFVIGNFANGFIALVNSIEWAKRQKISFADQILTALAVSRVGLLWVLLLHWYATELNPAFYSVEVRITAHNIWAVTNHFSNWLATSLSMFYLLKIANFSNLIFLRIKRRVKSVVLVILLGPLLFLACHLFVINVNEIVWTKEYEGNLTCKTKLRNSMYLSNITLTMLANLVPFTLTLISFLLLICSLCKHLKKMQLHGKGSQDPSTKVHLKALQTVTSFLLLCAIYFLSMTISVYNFGRLEKKPVFMFCQAIIFSYPSTHAFILIWGNKKLKQIFLSVLWHVRYWVKDRSLRLQRFTRGALCVF; encoded by the coding sequence ATGATAACTTTTCTACCCATCATTTTTTCCATTCTAATAGTGGTTGTATTTGTTATTGGAAATTTTGCTAATGGCTTCATAGCATTGGTAAATTCCATTGAGTGGGCCAAGAGACAAAAGATCTCCTTTGCTGATCAAATTCTCACTGCTCTGGCGGTCTCCAGAGTTGGTTTGCTATGGGTATTATTACTACACTGGTATGCAACTGAGTTGAATCCAGCTTTTTATAGTGTAGAAGTAAGAATTACTGCTCATAATATCTGGGCAGTAACCAACCATTTTAGCAACTGGCTTGCTACTAGCCTCAGCATGTTTTATTTGCTCAAGATTGCCAATTTCTCCAACCTTATTTTTCTTCGCATAAAGAGGAGAGTTAAAAGTGTCGTTCTGGTGATACTGTTGGGGCCTTTGCTATTTTTGGCTTGTCATCTTTTTGTGATAAACGTGAATGAGATTGTatggacaaaagaatatgaagGAAATTTGACATGCAAGACCAAATTGAGGAATTCAATGTACCTTTCAAATATTACTCTAACCATGCTAGCAAACCTTGTACCCTTCACTCTGACCCTGATATcttttctgctgttaatctgtTCTCTGTGTAAACATCTCAAGAAGATGCAGCTCCATGGCAAAGGATCTCAAGATCCCAGCACCAAGGTCCACTTAAAAGCTTTGCAAACTGTGACCTCCTTTCTCCTGTTATGTGCCATTTACTTTCTGTCCATGACCATATCAGTTTAtaattttgggaggctggaaaAGAAACCTGTCTTCATGTTCTGCCAAGCTATTATATTCAGCTATCCATCAACCCATGCATTCATCCTGATTTGGGGAAACAAGAAGCTAAAGcagatttttctttcagttttgtgGCATGTGAGGTACTGGGTGAAAGACAGAAGCCTTCGTCTTCAAAGATTCACAAGAGGGGCATTGTGTGTCTTCTAG